GCGCGGGGCGGTGTACACCTACGACGCGAACCGCCTCGGCCAGACCGGGACGGGCGGCACCCTCTACGCCCAGGGGCTGCGGAACGCCGAGGGCCTCGCCATCGCGCCCGGCGCGCGCGACCTGTGGGTGACGGTCAACAACCGCGACAACCTCGCCTACCCCTTCCACGGGGACATCACGGGGGACGGGCAGGACGACTACGGCAAGGTCGTCCCCTCCTACGTGGACAACCATCCGCCCGAGGAGCTGATCCGGGTGCGGGCGGGCGGCCATTACGGCTGGCCCTTCTGCAACCCGAACCCCGACGGCGGGTTCCTGAACATGCCCTTCGACCGTGACGTACAGACGAACGCGGACGGAAGCCGCCTGAACTGCGGGACTGCCGACCGCGTGACCGTCGGGATGCCCGCCCACGCCGCGCCGCTGGGTCTGACCTTCTGGACGGGGCCTGGGGTGCCTGCCGCCTACGCGGGGGGCGCGGTCGTCGGGCAGCACGGCTCGTGGAACCGCACGAGCTTCAGCGGCCACAGGTTCGTCCTGTTCCCGGCGGTCGGCGGCTCGCTGGGCGAGGGGCGCGACCTCGTGACGGGCTTCGTGACCGACCCCGTGGCGAAGACCCGCTGGGGCCGCCCCGTGGACGCTGCCGTGGCCCCGGACGGCGGGCTGTACCTCAGCGACGACCTCAGCGGCACGGTGTACCACCTGTCGCCGCCCACGCCCTAGCGGTCAGGGCGGGGGTGGGGAGGCTGACCTCGGGAGGGTTGCCCGTCGCCAGCCTTGCGGTGCCAGCACTCCGTCAGGGAAATTGCTTTCTCCCCCGACTCCACCTCCCGCCCCACCCCCGCGCTCAGCCCCGCCCCACCCGCGCGGCGGCGAGCCACGTGACGAGGGAGCCGAGCAGCGTGACGAGGAAGGCGAGGGCGAAGGCCGTGCCCAGCGGCTCGACCCGCGCGAGGAGGGCACCGCCCACGCCCGCCGCCGCCGCCGTCATGAGGACCTCGGCGTTGGCGAGCTGGCCGGAGAGCCGCCCCGAGTCCTCCGGGCGGACGGTGGCGAGGGCAAGGAGGCTGTTGCTGTTGTAGCCCACGCCCATGCCGAGGGCCGCCAGCGCCTGCCCCGCGTAGGCCCAGGGAAGGGGGAGGTGCCCCAGCACCGCGAGCGCCGTGACCAGCAGGCCGGCGGTGAGGACGGCCATTCCCACGCGGATGCGCGCCGGGCGCGACCCTGGGCCGAGGCGGCGGTCCAGCCGGGCCTGCACGGAGGCACCCAGGGTCCACGACACGCCCCCGACGCTCAGGAGCCACCCGGCCTCGGTGAGGCTCAGGCCGCGCAGCTCACGCAGGGCCAGCGGCAGGAAGGAGGACGTGCCCAGCAGCGCGAAGGCCGCGAAGCCCCGCACCACGAGCGCGGCGGGCAGGCCGGGGGCGAGGTGCCACATCCCGCGCGGAAACAGCGGGCGCGAGGCGAGGACCACTCCGACCACCCCGAGCAGGGTCAGCGGCAGGGCGAGGGCGTCGTCCCGGCGCAGGCCCTCCAGCCCCGCCCCCGCCGCGAGGGTCAGGCCGAGCGCAGGCCACAGGAGGGCGCGGTCCCCCGACGCCGACCCCCGGCCCGTCCCGCCCCGCAGCGGCAGCACGCACAGCGGCGCGACGAGCGCGAGGACGGGGATCAGGCCCCAGAACACCGCCCGCCACGACCACGTGTCCGCGATCAGGCTGGCGACGAGTGGGCCGACGAGTGCGGGCAGCAGCCACGCGCCGGAGACGGCGGCGAGCATGGGCGCGCGCCCCTCCTCCGGGTAGCGCGCGGCGATCACCACGAAGGGCAGCGCCCCCAGCCCCCCAGCCCCCAGCCCCTGTACGAGCCGCCCGAACACGAACACGGGCATGGACGCCGCCAGCCCCGCCACCGCGAGGCCGAGCGCGAACACCGCCAGCGAGAGCGTCGCCGAGGACGCCATCCCCCGGCGGTCGGTGAGGACCCCGGAGGCCACCGCCCCGAACAGGCTGGCGAGCAGAAAGGCCCCCGACGCCCAGCCGTAGAGGGGCAGGCCGCGCAACTCCTCGGCGACGCGGGGCAGCACGGTCCCGACCGCCATCGACTCGAAGGCGACCGCGAGGACCACGAGCAGCAGGCCCGCGCTCAGCAGGCGGGGGGCACCGGGAGGGGCGGCGGCGGACACGGACGGCACGGACACGGCAGACATCCTGGCACAGCCGCTGGGGAAGGGGGCGCTAGAGTGACGTTCATTCCCCATGACCCACGACGACCTCTCCCCTGCCCTCCCGCCAGAGGCCCCGGCCTCCGAACTCCCGGCCCGCGTGCGCGCGCTGGAGGTCCAGGTGCGGGACCTGGAGGCGCGGGAGCAGCGGGCAAGGGCGCTGTTCGACGCGGTGCCCGTCGCCTCCCTCGTGCTGGACGCGGAGGGCCGGATCGAGGAGGTCAATGCGGCGGGGGCGGCCCTGCTGGGGCTGCCGCCGGGGGAGGTGCGGGGGAGGCGGCTGGGAGAGTTCGCGGTGCCCGGCTCGCGGCCCGTCCTCGACAGGCTGCTGGGGCGGGTGTTCGAGGCCCCGGTGGTGAGGTGGGGGGAGGTCCGGCTGCGCCACGCGGACGGCCCCCCCCGCGAGGTGCGGCTCGACGCCGTGGCCCCCGGCGGGGGCGGGGAGGGGGAGGGGCAGGCCCGCCGCTGCCACCTGACGGCGACCGACCTCGCCCCCTCCGGACCGGGGCGGCAGGCGGTGGACCTCGAACACACGGCGCGGGTGCAGGCCCAGGGTGAGGAACTGGAGCAGGTCGTCGGTGCCTTCATCGGGCAGCTTCAGGGACCGGTGGGGCGCGCGATGAGTGCGCTGAGGCTGCTGCGCCGGGTGCTGGGGGACGCGCCGCCGGGGGTCGCCCGCCCGCTGCTGCATGCCGAACGCTCGACCCAGCAGGTCCTCGCGCTGCTGGAGTCGGTGGACCGCTACATGCAGGTCCGGCACATGGGTGCCCGCCTGCGCCGGGTAGACCTCAACGCCGTGCTGCGCGAGGTGCTCAAGGAGTTGCATGGGCTGCTCGCCGACCGCCGGGTGCAGCTCACGGGTGGTCCCCTGCCCACCGTGGAGGGCGACAGTCAGGCGCTCAGCGTCATCCTCACCGAGTACGTCTCCAACGCGCTGAAGTTCACCCGCACGCGTGACGAGGCGCGGCTGCACTTCCACGTGCGCGAGACGGACACCGAGTACCACGTCGGCCTGGAGGACAACGGGGTGGGCTTTGACCCGAACGGGGGGGAGCGGCTGTTCCGGCTCTTCGGGCGGCAGCATCCGTCCAGCGCCTACGAGGGGTCGGGCCTGGGGCTGGCCGTCGTCCGGCGGGTGTGCGAACGCTTCGGGGGCCGGGTCTGGGGCGAGGGACGGCCCGGCGAGGGCGCGACCTTCTGGTTCGCGTGGCCGAGGCAGCCGACGCTGCCGACGCTGCCGACGCAGACAGATTGATCGCGGTCCTCCGTTCGGTGGATGAGAGGAAGGGGTGCTCCCCCGCACTCGCCGGGCGCACCCCTCCCCTACCCGCCCAGGTAACTCGCGCCCAATTCCGGGTTGCGGGCGAGTTCGGCGGCGGGGCCGTGCATCTTGACCTGCCCGGTCTCCAGCACGTAGGCCTCGTCGCTGATCGCCAGGCTCGCCCGCGCGTTCTGCTCCACGAGGAGGATGGTGACGCCCTCCGCCTTGAGGCCCTGCACGATCCGCAGGATGTCGCGCACGATCAGGGGCGCGAGGCCGAGGCTCGGTTCATCCAGCAGCAGCAGCCTGGGCCTCCCCATCAGGGCGCGGCCAATGGCGAGCATCTGCTGTTCTCCGCCCGACAGGGTGCCCGCGAGCTGGGTGCGGCGCTCACGCAGGCGGGGGAAGCGGTCGTACACGTCGCCCAGGTCCGCGCGCCAGTTCTGACGGCGGCGGCTGTAGGCCCCGAGTTGCAGGTTGTCCGCCACCGTCATGGAGGCGAAGAGGTCACGGCGTTCGGGCACGAGGCTGATGCCGCGTGAGACCCGGCCCTCCAGCGGCACGCCGCGCAGCGATTCGCCCCGGTACGTGATCTCGCCCTGCGACGGCAGCACGCCCATCACCGAGTTCATCAGCGTCGTCTTGCCCGCCCCGTTCGCGCCGATCACGGAGACGATGTGTCCGGCAGGCACCCTCACCCCCACACCGGAGAGGGCCTCGACCCGGCCATAGCGGGTGTGGAGGTCCCGGACCTCCAGCAGCACCTCGCCCGCCTCCCGGGGTCCCACGCGTGATTCGTTCAGGGGCAGTTCGTTCAGGGGAAGGGCCGTCACGCCGCCCCCTCGTCCATGTCCACGCCGAGGTAAGCCTCGCGGACAGCGGGGTTGGACCGAATCTCGGCGGGGGTGCCCTCCGCCAGCTTCTCGCCGTAATTCATGACGACGAGGCGGTCCACGAGGCTCATCACGAGGTCCATATCGTGCTCCACGAGCAGGATCGTCACGCCCTCGTCGCGCAGCCTCCGCAGCAGGGCGGCGAGTTCCATCTTCTCCCCGTAGCGCAGCCCGGCGGCGGGTTCGTCGAGGAGCAGCAGGGTGGGGTCGGCCACGAGGGCGCGGGCCACCTCCAGCGTGCGCTGCTGGCCGAGGGGCAGATTTCCCGCGAGGGTGAACGCCCCCTCGCCCAGCCCGACGCGGCGCAATTGCCTCAGCGCCTCGTGCTGGAGCGCGGCCTCCTCGCGGCGTTCGAGGTGGAGCAGACTGGCGAGCATCCCGGCCTTCCCGCGCGCGTAGCCGCCCATCATCGTGTTGGCGAGCAGGGTCAGGTCGGGTAGGAGGTGGACGTGCTGGAAGGTGCGGCTCATGCCCAGGCGGTGAATCTGCCCCGCGCTCAGCCGCGTCACGTCCCCTCCGGCGAAGGTGACGCGCCCGGAGGTGGCCGGGTTCACCCCCGTGATGAGGTTGAACAGGGTGCTCTTGCCCGCCCCGTTCGGCCCGATCAGCCCCAGGATTTCCCCGGCCCTCAGCTCGAAGGACACGTCGTTCACGGCCCTCAGCCCGCCGAAGGTCTTCACCGCGTGTTCGACCGTGAGGAGCGGCGCGCCCGTGGTGGGCTTGGTGCGGGTGGGCAGCCCCTCTCCCTCCGGGAGCAGGCGCACGGGGGCCTGGGGCAACACCCGCTCGACGAGCGGCCACAGCCCGCGCCGCGCGAATTGCAGCACGAGGATGACGAGCACGCCGAAGACGATCACCTCGAAGTTGCCCTGCGCGCCGGTGATGGCGGGCAGCACGTCGCGCAGCCACTCGCGGAGCGCCGTGATCAGCCCCGCGCCCAGCACGCCGCCCCACACGTGCTGAGAGCCGCCGACCACCCCCATGAACAGGTACTCGATCCCCGCGTTCAGGCTGAAGGGCGTCGGGTTCACGAACCGCTGGCTGTGCGCGTACAGCCACCCCGCCAGCGAGGCCATCAACGCCGCGAGGACGAACACCTGCACCCGCAGCCGGAAGGTGTTCACCCCGAACGCCTCGGCGACGAGGGGACCACCCCGCAGCGCCCGCATGGCCCGCCCGGTGCGGCTGGAGAGCAGGAATTGGGCACCCAGGGCGACGAGACCGAGACCGAGCAGCGCCAGGTACGCGAAGGCACGCGGCGAGGTCAGGCTCAGCCCGAAGAGGTTCAGGGCGGGGATGTCGGTGAGGCCCGTGAAGCCGCCGAGGGCGGGGGTGTTCCCGAAGGTGTAGTACAGGCTGATGCCCCACGCGATGGTGGCGAGCGGGAGGTAGTGCCCCTGCATCCGCAACGTCATCAGGCCGAGGAGCCACGCGATGAGCGCGGTAATTCCAAATCCGGCGAACAGGGTCAGCCACGGACTCCAGCCCGCCCCCGTCGTGAGCACCGCCGTCGTGTACGCCCCGACCCCCATGAAGGCCGCCTGCCCGAAGGAGGTCAGCCCCACGATGCCCGTCAACAGCACCAATCCCGTCACCACGATGGCGAAGATCAGGATGTTCACGAGGAGCGTCACCTGAAACAGCGGCAACACGAGCGGCAGCACGAGGGCCACGAGGACGGCGAGGGCGGTCAGAATCGTGCGGGCCGGGAGGCCGGGGCGGGTGGCCGTCATCTCCTGGGGCCGGGTCATTCCTCGTCCTCCGGGATATGGCGGGTGGTCAGCGAGCGCCACAGCAGCACGGGCAGGATCAGCGTGAAGACGATGACCTCCTTCCAGGCGGACAGGCTGAAGGACGCGAAGCTCTCGATCAGCCCCACCAGAACAGCGCCCGCCGCCGCGAGCGGATAGCTCACCAGCCCGCCGATGATCGCGCCGATGAAGCCTTTCAACCCGATCAGGAAGCCGGAGTCGTAGGTCATGGCGACCGAGGGACCGATCAGCATGCCGCCCAGCGCGCCGATCAGGGCCGCGAGCGTGAAGGTCAGCATTCCCGCCGACGAGGGGCTGATGCCGACGAGCCGCGCGCCGAGGCGATTCACCGCCGTGGCCCGCAACGCCTTGCCCGGCATGGTGCGCTCGAAGAAGACGAACAGGCCGAGCATCAGCAGGGCGGAGACGAGGATCACGAGGAGGCTCTGCCAACTGAGCGTGACCTGACCGAGCGTGAGGTTGCCCGGTGCGAAGGGCGGCGTGCGCGACCCCTCCGGCCCGAAGAAGACGAGCGCGAGGCCGGTCAGGGCGAGGTGCAGCGCGACCGAGGCGATCAGCAGCACGAGAACCGAGGCGTTTTGCAGCGGCTGGTAGACCGTGCGGTACAGCAGCGGTCCCAGCGGGGCGACGAGGGCGAGCGTCAGGAGCGCCTGAATCCACAGCGGCGGCTTGAGGGGCACAATCCACCCGGCAAGGGCAGACACCACCCCGCCAAGCACCAGCGCACCCAGCAGCGTCAGCCCCGCGCGCCCGGCCCGGCCCCGCCGTACCTGCGTGAAGGCCTCCATGACGGCGGCAACTCCCAGAACCACGAGCAGGAGCGACAGGGTGCCCGGCACCCTTCCTAGTTGAAAGGAGGCCAGCGTCAGCGTGCCGAAGACGACGAACTCGCCGAGGGGAATGAAGATCACCCGCGTGACGGCGAAGACGAGGACGGTCGCCAGCGCGAGCAGCGCATACACCGCGCCGTTCGTCAGCCCGTCGGCGGCGAGGATTGGGAAGATGGTGGGGTCGAAGATTTGCATGCGGCTCCAGGCGTGCGGGAAAGGGAGACGAACACCGGAGACGGCACGCTCCGTCCGCGTGTTCGCTGCTCTTGGGAGGTGTGACGTTCCCCATTCTGCACGCTTCCCGGCCCGCCGCAAGGACGACCGACGACGCAGGCTCACGCCGCCAGTCGGGGGAATGAGGAGGCCCGCGCTCCGGCACCGAGTCGGGCGGCTGCCGGAGGGAGGGACATCCTTCACCAGGAGGAGACCAACGGTGCGGGAGTGAGGGGCGACACGGCTTGGGCGTCCCACCCACTACTCCCCGGAGCCTGAAAAAGGTGCCTATCCTCCGTGAAGTGCGCGGGGACGGCGTGCCGGTTCCTGCTTCCGTGAACTCCTGGCGCGGCTCGTGGAAGGGTCAGGGAGAGGGATGACGAACGTGGCCTACCCGGCTGGGAGACGGGAGAAACCCACTCTTCGCCCGACTCGCCACCTCTATGAAGCGTCAGGCGTCACAAGGGAGACTGACGCCGCCGGACGGCAGACTTGAGGAGTGGGGTGGGAGAGACGAACCCTCCCTTTCCACCGCGCCTTCCACCGCGCCGACGAGTCGTCCGGCCCGACTTCCAGAACAGGCCCTCACGCCCCGGCGGCGGGCAGCACCACGCGGGCGGTCGTGCCCCGGCCCTCCTCGCTGGTGAGGTCGATCCGGCCCCCGTGGGCCTCCACGAGCGTCCGGGCGCTGCTCAGGCCCAGCCCCGTGCCCGTGCCCGCGCGGGCCGCGTCGGCGCGGTAGGCCCGCTCGAACACGTGGGGCAGGCTGGCGGCGGGGATGCCCCGGCCTGTGTCGCGCACCGTCAGGACGACGTGGCCGGGTTCGGCGGTGGCCCCCGCCTCCACGCGCCCGCCCGCCGGGGTGTGGGTGAGGGCATTGGTGATCAGGTTGCCGAGGACCTGCGTCAGCCGGGTGGGGTCCCCGTGGAGGGAGAGGGGACGGTCGGGGAGCCGGGCCGTCAGCGTCACGCCCTCCCGCTCGGCGAGGCCAGCGAAGCCCGCCACCACGTCCCCCACGAGCGCCCCCGCCTCCAGCCCCTCGCGGCGCAGGTGCAGGTCGCCCGTCTCCGCGAGGGCCAGCAGCCGCAGGTCGCCCACGAGCCGACCGAGGTGGAGGGTCTGGGTGTGCAGCCGGGCCAGCCGTTCGGGCGTCGTGGGGAAGGTGCCGTCGAGCAGCCCCTCCAGCGTGCTGCGCATGACGGTCAGGGGCGTGTTGAGGTCGTGGGCGATGTCGGCGGTGAGGCGGCGGTCGGCCTGACGGCGGCGTTCCAGCTCCGCACCCATCGCGTTGAAGGCGGCGGTCAGCTCGCCGAGTTCGTCGGGGGGTCCGGGGGGCAGGGTGGGCGGAGGCTCGCCACTCCCCAGCGCCCGCACTCCCCGGCCCAGCTCGCGCAGGGGAGCCAGCAGGCGGCGGGTGAGCAGCAGCCCGGCCAGCGCGGCGATCAGCCCGACCCCAGGGCGGTGAGCAGGGTCGCCCGCGCCGTGCGCTCCAGAAAGGCCATGCTCAGGGCGTCCAGTCTGGGCGGCGTGTCCGTTTGCAGCAGGTAGGCGATCACCTGCCCGCGCAGCCTCGCCCTGTTGCTCGGCGCGTGCGGCACCACCACGACCACGGACGACACGGACGACGGCACGAGCACGGGCGGCGAAGCGATCAGCACGGGCACGACCAGCGAGGTCGTCACGGCGGCCAACGCCTTCCTCGCCACCCTCTCCAGCACCCAGCAGTCGAGCGTCGTGCTGACGCGCACCGAGTCGAACTCGACCACGTGGTCCAACCTCCCGGTCAATTCGGTGACGCGCAACGGCATCGCCCTGAGCAGCCTGACCAGCACACAGCGGGCCGCCGCCCTCGCCGTCGTGAAGGCCGCGACGGGCACGACCGCCAACGAGGGCTACGACGAGACCACGCAACTCCTCGCCGCCGACGACGTTCTGGCGCAGTCGCAGTCGGGCTACGGCAGCGGTCTGTATTCCCTCGCCTTCCT
The sequence above is a segment of the Deinococcus sp. YIM 134068 genome. Coding sequences within it:
- a CDS encoding sensor histidine kinase; translated protein: MIAALAGLLLTRRLLAPLRELGRGVRALGSGEPPPTLPPGPPDELGELTAAFNAMGAELERRRQADRRLTADIAHDLNTPLTVMRSTLEGLLDGTFPTTPERLARLHTQTLHLGRLVGDLRLLALAETGDLHLRREGLEAGALVGDVVAGFAGLAEREGVTLTARLPDRPLSLHGDPTRLTQVLGNLITNALTHTPAGGRVEAGATAEPGHVVLTVRDTGRGIPAASLPHVFERAYRADAARAGTGTGLGLSSARTLVEAHGGRIDLTSEEGRGTTARVVLPAAGA
- a CDS encoding branched-chain amino acid ABC transporter permease codes for the protein MQIFDPTIFPILAADGLTNGAVYALLALATVLVFAVTRVIFIPLGEFVVFGTLTLASFQLGRVPGTLSLLLVVLGVAAVMEAFTQVRRGRAGRAGLTLLGALVLGGVVSALAGWIVPLKPPLWIQALLTLALVAPLGPLLYRTVYQPLQNASVLVLLIASVALHLALTGLALVFFGPEGSRTPPFAPGNLTLGQVTLSWQSLLVILVSALLMLGLFVFFERTMPGKALRATAVNRLGARLVGISPSSAGMLTFTLAALIGALGGMLIGPSVAMTYDSGFLIGLKGFIGAIIGGLVSYPLAAAGAVLVGLIESFASFSLSAWKEVIVFTLILPVLLWRSLTTRHIPEDEE
- a CDS encoding branched-chain amino acid ABC transporter ATP-binding protein/permease, with protein sequence MTRPQEMTATRPGLPARTILTALAVLVALVLPLVLPLFQVTLLVNILIFAIVVTGLVLLTGIVGLTSFGQAAFMGVGAYTTAVLTTGAGWSPWLTLFAGFGITALIAWLLGLMTLRMQGHYLPLATIAWGISLYYTFGNTPALGGFTGLTDIPALNLFGLSLTSPRAFAYLALLGLGLVALGAQFLLSSRTGRAMRALRGGPLVAEAFGVNTFRLRVQVFVLAALMASLAGWLYAHSQRFVNPTPFSLNAGIEYLFMGVVGGSQHVWGGVLGAGLITALREWLRDVLPAITGAQGNFEVIVFGVLVILVLQFARRGLWPLVERVLPQAPVRLLPEGEGLPTRTKPTTGAPLLTVEHAVKTFGGLRAVNDVSFELRAGEILGLIGPNGAGKSTLFNLITGVNPATSGRVTFAGGDVTRLSAGQIHRLGMSRTFQHVHLLPDLTLLANTMMGGYARGKAGMLASLLHLERREEAALQHEALRQLRRVGLGEGAFTLAGNLPLGQQRTLEVARALVADPTLLLLDEPAAGLRYGEKMELAALLRRLRDEGVTILLVEHDMDLVMSLVDRLVVMNYGEKLAEGTPAEIRSNPAVREAYLGVDMDEGAA
- a CDS encoding sensor histidine kinase, translated to MTHDDLSPALPPEAPASELPARVRALEVQVRDLEAREQRARALFDAVPVASLVLDAEGRIEEVNAAGAALLGLPPGEVRGRRLGEFAVPGSRPVLDRLLGRVFEAPVVRWGEVRLRHADGPPREVRLDAVAPGGGGEGEGQARRCHLTATDLAPSGPGRQAVDLEHTARVQAQGEELEQVVGAFIGQLQGPVGRAMSALRLLRRVLGDAPPGVARPLLHAERSTQQVLALLESVDRYMQVRHMGARLRRVDLNAVLREVLKELHGLLADRRVQLTGGPLPTVEGDSQALSVILTEYVSNALKFTRTRDEARLHFHVRETDTEYHVGLEDNGVGFDPNGGERLFRLFGRQHPSSAYEGSGLGLAVVRRVCERFGGRVWGEGRPGEGATFWFAWPRQPTLPTLPTQTD
- a CDS encoding MFS transporter; amino-acid sequence: MSVPSVSAAAPPGAPRLLSAGLLLVVLAVAFESMAVGTVLPRVAEELRGLPLYGWASGAFLLASLFGAVASGVLTDRRGMASSATLSLAVFALGLAVAGLAASMPVFVFGRLVQGLGAGGLGALPFVVIAARYPEEGRAPMLAAVSGAWLLPALVGPLVASLIADTWSWRAVFWGLIPVLALVAPLCVLPLRGGTGRGSASGDRALLWPALGLTLAAGAGLEGLRRDDALALPLTLLGVVGVVLASRPLFPRGMWHLAPGLPAALVVRGFAAFALLGTSSFLPLALRELRGLSLTEAGWLLSVGGVSWTLGASVQARLDRRLGPGSRPARIRVGMAVLTAGLLVTALAVLGHLPLPWAYAGQALAALGMGVGYNSNSLLALATVRPEDSGRLSGQLANAEVLMTAAAAGVGGALLARVEPLGTAFALAFLVTLLGSLVTWLAAARVGRG
- a CDS encoding ABC transporter ATP-binding protein encodes the protein MNESRVGPREAGEVLLEVRDLHTRYGRVEALSGVGVRVPAGHIVSVIGANGAGKTTLMNSVMGVLPSQGEITYRGESLRGVPLEGRVSRGISLVPERRDLFASMTVADNLQLGAYSRRRQNWRADLGDVYDRFPRLRERRTQLAGTLSGGEQQMLAIGRALMGRPRLLLLDEPSLGLAPLIVRDILRIVQGLKAEGVTILLVEQNARASLAISDEAYVLETGQVKMHGPAAELARNPELGASYLGG